In candidate division WOR-3 bacterium, the following are encoded in one genomic region:
- a CDS encoding carbonic anhydrase: MAESRFVTAINCMDGRVQLPVIAWLKADTGADYVDNITEPGPVKILAEGRNRVLLGSIRRRVKISVERHGSRLVAIIAHHDCAGNPVDEQTQRRQLERAIRRVESWGLGVRVVGLWVNEQWQVEG; this comes from the coding sequence GTGGCAGAGTCACGGTTTGTGACCGCAATTAACTGTATGGATGGCAGGGTGCAGTTGCCGGTGATTGCCTGGCTGAAGGCGGATACCGGTGCTGATTATGTTGATAATATCACTGAGCCCGGTCCGGTGAAGATTCTTGCCGAGGGCAGAAACCGGGTGCTGCTGGGTTCGATCCGGCGCCGGGTGAAGATCTCGGTTGAACGGCACGGCTCCAGACTGGTTGCCATTATTGCCCACCATGACTGTGCGGGAAATCCGGTTGATGAGCAGACCCAGCGCCGTCAGCTGGAGCGGGCGATCCGGCGGGTGGAGTCCTGGGGGCTCGGGGTCAGAGTTGTCGGGCTGTGGGTGAATGAGCAGTGGCAGGTTGAAGGTTGA
- the rbfA gene encoding 30S ribosome-binding factor RbfA produces the protein MRYRERRVADAIRDIVAEIILKQISDPGVGFVTVTRCSLSRDLRNATVYFSVMGDEAERQRSLAHLEHARGFIRYQLSRRLKMKFLPELHFALDEVLAQEQRINRLLDEMEEPEPEDEENK, from the coding sequence ATGCGGTATCGGGAGCGCAGGGTGGCGGATGCGATCCGGGATATTGTTGCGGAGATCATCCTGAAGCAGATCTCGGACCCGGGGGTTGGGTTTGTCACTGTGACCAGATGTTCACTGTCAAGGGATCTGCGGAATGCCACCGTCTATTTTTCGGTGATGGGTGATGAGGCAGAGCGGCAGCGCTCGCTTGCTCATCTGGAGCATGCCCGGGGGTTCATCCGTTATCAGCTGAGCCGGCGTCTGAAGATGAAGTTTCTGCCTGAACTGCATTTTGCGCTGGATGAGGTGCTGGCGCAGGAGCAGCGGATCAACCGGCTGCTGGATGAGATGGAAGAGCCAGAGCCGGAAGATGAAGAAAATAAATAG
- the truB gene encoding tRNA pseudouridine(55) synthase TruB, which produces MRGVLNINKPAGISSYDVIRRLKPVLESKRIGHAGTLDPMASGVLLVLVNEATKISRVLMALEKEYEAEITFGIETDTDDVTGRVIREAPVPAISAEELSRFLQDNFQGELWQVPPDYSALKQAGVPLYRRARAGMPVEKRTRRVNIYDIRLSAWEPPVARIAVRVSSGTYVRALARDIGRALGSAATLSRLVRTRVGNFMLKDSLNLEQVPGGAELASLLVPVEQALSHLPRLEVGPEIAEQLLMGKRPVWNEAMPADTGLLVAVTRKRDFLALVKCRAGVLIPERIVYAG; this is translated from the coding sequence GTGCGCGGGGTGCTGAATATCAACAAGCCGGCCGGAATTTCTTCTTATGATGTAATCAGACGGTTGAAACCGGTGCTTGAGTCGAAGCGGATTGGCCATGCGGGCACGCTGGACCCGATGGCATCCGGGGTCCTGCTGGTGCTGGTTAACGAGGCAACGAAAATCAGCCGGGTGCTGATGGCGCTGGAGAAGGAGTATGAGGCAGAAATTACCTTCGGGATCGAAACTGATACGGATGATGTTACCGGCAGAGTAATACGGGAGGCGCCGGTGCCGGCAATCAGTGCCGAGGAGCTGAGCAGGTTTCTCCAGGACAATTTTCAGGGCGAGCTCTGGCAGGTGCCACCGGACTACTCAGCGCTGAAGCAGGCGGGTGTTCCGCTTTACCGCCGGGCCCGGGCGGGTATGCCGGTTGAAAAAAGGACACGCCGGGTTAATATTTATGATATCCGGCTTTCAGCCTGGGAGCCGCCGGTTGCCCGGATTGCGGTCCGGGTTTCTTCCGGCACCTATGTGCGGGCGCTGGCACGGGACATCGGCCGGGCGCTGGGGTCAGCAGCTACCCTTTCCCGGCTGGTGCGGACCAGGGTCGGCAATTTTATGCTGAAGGACAGTCTGAATCTGGAGCAGGTGCCGGGTGGTGCTGAGCTCGCCAGCCTGCTTGTGCCGGTTGAGCAGGCGCTCAGCCATCTGCCCAGGCTGGAGGTCGGTCCGGAGATTGCCGAGCAGCTGCTTATGGGAAAACGGCCGGTCTGGAATGAGGCAATGCCGGCTGATACCGGACTGCTAGTGGCGGTCACCCGAAAGCGGGATTTTCTGGCGCTGGTGAAGTGCCGGGCCGGGGTGCTGATTCCGGAAAGGATTGTCTATGCCGGATAG
- the ribF gene encoding riboflavin biosynthesis protein RibF, with protein MPDRSGGLVLTIGGFDGVHLGHRAIIQAVQEEAQTRNARSGLVTFEPHPAQLLHPEFPYLLTPLEEKKLVLAELGVDYVHVIGFNERIRNLAPEEFVLEEIVKPLKPAGVVIGADHRFGQHARGDVRLLGEILARYSIPLKIIPEVVHLGAPVRSTRIREHLVLGHIRLANELLGRRYGILGRVVRGTGTGRKLGFPTVNVEPVSPDKLLPAEGVYAGCAEFGGRRFSGAVNIGFKPTFGGTGRTVEVHLLDFQGEVAAGTPVTVRLVERIRPEQKFPDPAALRAQIAADIVKIRQVLEREQ; from the coding sequence ATGCCGGATAGAAGTGGCGGGCTGGTTCTGACCATCGGTGGATTTGACGGCGTGCACCTCGGCCATCGGGCAATCATCCAGGCGGTCCAGGAGGAGGCGCAGACCCGGAACGCCCGTTCCGGGCTGGTGACCTTTGAGCCCCATCCGGCGCAGCTGCTGCATCCGGAGTTTCCCTATCTGCTGACACCGCTTGAGGAGAAAAAGCTGGTGCTGGCTGAGCTCGGGGTTGATTATGTCCATGTGATCGGTTTTAACGAACGGATACGGAACCTTGCGCCCGAGGAGTTTGTGCTCGAGGAGATTGTCAAACCGCTGAAACCGGCTGGTGTGGTCATCGGTGCGGATCACCGGTTCGGTCAGCATGCCCGGGGTGATGTCCGGCTGCTCGGGGAAATTCTGGCTCGGTATTCAATTCCGCTGAAGATCATTCCCGAGGTGGTGCATCTTGGTGCTCCGGTCCGCTCCACCCGAATCCGGGAGCATCTGGTGCTGGGTCATATCCGGCTTGCCAACGAACTGCTGGGCAGGCGGTACGGGATCCTGGGCCGGGTGGTGCGCGGAACCGGCACCGGCAGAAAACTGGGTTTTCCCACAGTCAATGTTGAACCGGTGAGCCCAGACAAGCTGCTGCCGGCAGAGGGTGTCTATGCCGGCTGTGCCGAGTTCGGGGGCAGGAGGTTTTCCGGTGCGGTGAACATCGGGTTCAAGCCGACATTCGGCGGCACCGGCAGAACGGTTGAGGTCCATCTTCTTGATTTTCAGGGTGAGGTGGCTGCCGGCACACCGGTGACGGTCCGGCTGGTGGAGCGCATCCGGCCCGAGCAGAAGTTTCCTGATCCGGCAGCACTCCGGGCACAGATTGCTGCCGATATTGTTAAAATCAGACAGGTGCTGGAACGGGAGCAGTAA
- a CDS encoding PQQ-binding-like beta-propeller repeat protein produces the protein MSSLSLILILTVLPPDSLVCPMRVDTAQELELAILPPENVSLPVQYRIDWGDGETLDWTEPVNSRTEVYRYHRYRQPGTYQLRVMLRDRLGISSEWSRPVAVEVVPSLLKWFAPTLEPVVGAPALDENGNVYLGDESGTVYSFNSAGELRWTFQVRQPVYAGATVEQGLVYVPALDSCLYCLDTLGKLKWSVNLGDELWTPPAIGQDQNLYLTTDKGRLVSVDAKGRIRWQVQLGDEAAGAPTLGPDGNIYVSADSIYCFTPKGKRRWAFGTPDNAYFFAGPVVDGQGLVYCGSFDGYVYCLGRDGRMVWRAPVPDEDEIRTEVVFDPEGRMYLGTDGYYLCVKEPGKTIRVVYETGDGICATPAVSAQGTVYLLSDDGVLYAFTREGRIFFTAEVAGGDKELYYSSSPAIGQDGTVYVGSWDGGIYAFHGDAPPANTVWAQYRGDAQHRGRVTVRKGR, from the coding sequence ATGAGCAGTTTGAGCCTGATTTTAATTCTGACCGTTCTGCCACCAGATTCGCTGGTGTGCCCGATGCGGGTGGACACAGCTCAGGAGCTGGAACTGGCGATTCTGCCGCCGGAGAATGTCAGTCTGCCGGTCCAGTACCGGATTGACTGGGGCGATGGCGAGACCCTGGACTGGACCGAGCCGGTGAATTCGCGCACCGAGGTTTACCGTTACCACCGCTATCGCCAGCCCGGCACCTATCAGTTGCGGGTGATGCTCCGCGACCGGCTGGGCATTTCTTCGGAGTGGAGCAGACCTGTTGCGGTTGAGGTGGTGCCTTCGCTTTTGAAGTGGTTTGCGCCGACGCTGGAACCGGTAGTAGGTGCACCGGCACTGGATGAGAACGGTAATGTTTATCTCGGAGATGAGTCGGGCACAGTTTATTCGTTCAACTCCGCGGGTGAGCTGCGCTGGACTTTTCAGGTCCGGCAGCCGGTTTATGCAGGTGCAACGGTGGAGCAGGGACTGGTTTATGTGCCGGCGCTGGACTCCTGCCTCTACTGTCTGGATACACTGGGCAAACTTAAATGGTCGGTAAATCTGGGGGATGAGCTTTGGACCCCGCCTGCCATCGGGCAGGACCAAAATCTCTACCTGACCACGGACAAGGGCAGGCTGGTGAGCGTGGACGCAAAGGGCAGAATCCGCTGGCAGGTCCAGCTCGGTGATGAGGCGGCCGGGGCACCGACGCTCGGACCGGATGGCAATATCTATGTGAGCGCCGACTCCATTTACTGCTTTACTCCGAAGGGAAAGCGGCGCTGGGCGTTCGGCACACCGGATAACGCCTATTTCTTTGCCGGACCGGTGGTGGACGGGCAGGGGCTGGTGTACTGCGGGAGTTTTGACGGGTATGTGTACTGTCTGGGAAGAGATGGCAGGATGGTCTGGCGGGCACCGGTGCCGGATGAGGATGAGATCCGGACCGAGGTGGTGTTTGACCCTGAAGGCAGGATGTATCTCGGTACCGATGGATACTATCTGTGTGTGAAGGAGCCGGGGAAAACGATCCGGGTCGTGTATGAGACCGGTGATGGTATCTGTGCGACACCGGCGGTCAGCGCGCAGGGGACAGTTTATCTGCTTTCCGATGACGGGGTGCTTTACGCATTTACCCGGGAGGGAAGGATATTCTTTACCGCCGAAGTTGCCGGCGGTGATAAGGAGCTCTACTACAGTTCGTCGCCGGCGATCGGACAGGATGGAACGGTCTATGTCGGTTCCTGGGATGGCGGAATTTATGCATTTCATGGCGATGCACCGCCGGCAAACACAGTCTGGGCGCAATACCGGGGTGATGCCCAGCACCGGGGCAGGGTTACCGTCCGGAAGGGGAGGTAA
- a CDS encoding Yip1 family protein, with protein sequence MLKLFWSPTVRFRELTAKPEWSLPLVLALLVPLLLGTLSSSLLPRRVLIDSIESRMERVKRYIDEQVEKGRMPSDQRGPALERIEGTSRQEVEAYERSSWPALFLRFLVRSLPAVVWSLIQLLIFTALLNLIMPLLGGATSFGRMLAVTANAALVRIAGAVVHGLLMFATGRLAVNTSLSLVLPAGPVFVRGFLSAVDIFTVWELVLIGLGMKVVFNLPGRRSWFAVFSIWLVYIVILALLFTLSGGLALPE encoded by the coding sequence ATGCTGAAGCTGTTCTGGTCACCGACAGTAAGGTTCCGGGAGCTCACCGCTAAGCCTGAATGGTCGCTGCCGCTGGTGCTCGCGCTGCTTGTGCCGTTACTGCTCGGCACACTGAGCAGTTCGCTCCTGCCGCGGCGGGTGCTGATCGATTCCATTGAATCCCGGATGGAGCGGGTGAAGAGGTATATTGATGAACAGGTGGAAAAGGGGAGGATGCCGTCGGATCAGCGGGGTCCGGCACTGGAGCGGATTGAGGGGACATCACGGCAGGAGGTGGAAGCCTATGAGCGTTCCTCCTGGCCGGCGCTGTTTCTGCGGTTTCTGGTGCGCAGTCTGCCCGCGGTGGTGTGGTCGCTGATTCAGCTGTTGATTTTTACCGCACTCCTGAATCTGATTATGCCGCTGCTGGGCGGAGCCACCAGTTTTGGCCGGATGCTGGCGGTGACCGCCAATGCGGCGCTGGTGCGGATCGCGGGTGCAGTGGTGCACGGGCTTCTGATGTTTGCTACCGGCAGGCTGGCAGTCAATACCAGTTTGAGCCTTGTTCTGCCCGCGGGTCCGGTGTTTGTCCGGGGGTTTTTGTCCGCGGTCGATATCTTCACTGTGTGGGAGCTGGTGCTGATCGGTCTGGGAATGAAGGTTGTTTTCAATCTGCCGGGACGGCGGTCCTGGTTTGCGGTTTTCAGCATCTGGCTGGTTTATATTGTCATCCTGGCACTCCTCTTCACACTTTCCGGCGGGCTGGCGCTGCCGGAATAG
- a CDS encoding TolC family protein — translation MVISAVCLTGLVISVILPGETLYLNLERTLALALRNSPLAVEAEAERKSAVLAAGRGAAGIMPRGSVAVSELKGESGRVWEEEVTVSQTVFDPVVFGGVISGIINAGYHSESAREQSARLVLTVTSGYLNLIRARSMLAAAEKACAQAEAVYRLVEEKFRLGQVSRIELLRSQAFYQQAELNRLSARKGSAEAMNGLIAAVGLRPGQIIVPTEELDSAVPEIEPEQVRRQIERYNPGVRMSRKLNRVAVLNLVAAFLRVLPTVSLFRSFRYADTVPPAGYRQWQEGAVKNDGIAISLPVADIVGFVLNAGEALISARRSRAALVRARLELHSATESAIAGYQEARQRYRQAVDNLRLHRELYELARSQFQLGALGLSELLEVEAGLAQAEAGASAARCDVYLQSAQLGYLMGLSRTGEKAGN, via the coding sequence ATGGTAATTTCAGCAGTTTGTTTAACCGGTCTGGTGATCTCAGTCATTCTGCCCGGGGAGACGCTGTATCTGAACCTGGAGCGGACACTGGCGCTGGCACTCAGAAACAGTCCGCTGGCAGTGGAGGCAGAAGCGGAGCGTAAATCAGCGGTGCTGGCAGCTGGCAGGGGCGCGGCTGGTATTATGCCCAGGGGTTCGGTTGCCGTTTCGGAATTGAAAGGGGAATCGGGTCGGGTCTGGGAGGAGGAGGTTACCGTCAGTCAGACGGTTTTTGACCCGGTGGTATTCGGCGGTGTGATCAGCGGGATTATCAACGCCGGTTACCATTCGGAATCGGCACGAGAGCAGTCTGCCCGTCTGGTCCTGACCGTCACCAGCGGTTATCTGAATCTGATCCGTGCCCGGAGTATGCTCGCAGCCGCTGAGAAGGCATGCGCGCAAGCCGAGGCGGTTTACCGTCTGGTTGAGGAGAAGTTCCGGCTGGGGCAGGTGTCCCGGATTGAGCTTTTGCGTAGTCAGGCGTTTTACCAGCAGGCTGAGCTCAACCGGCTGAGCGCCCGGAAGGGGTCTGCGGAAGCAATGAACGGGCTGATTGCGGCGGTCGGGCTCAGGCCCGGACAGATAATTGTGCCCACCGAGGAACTGGATTCAGCAGTGCCGGAAATTGAGCCTGAGCAGGTGCGAAGACAGATTGAGCGCTATAACCCCGGAGTCAGGATGAGCCGGAAGCTGAACCGGGTAGCGGTGCTGAATCTGGTTGCGGCGTTCTTGCGGGTACTGCCGACGGTGAGTCTGTTCCGCAGTTTCCGTTATGCTGATACAGTTCCGCCCGCAGGTTACCGGCAGTGGCAGGAGGGTGCGGTGAAAAATGACGGGATTGCAATTTCGCTGCCGGTGGCGGATATTGTCGGCTTTGTGCTGAATGCGGGCGAGGCGCTGATTTCAGCCCGGCGCAGTCGGGCAGCACTGGTCCGTGCCCGGCTGGAGCTGCACAGCGCCACTGAGAGCGCAATTGCCGGTTATCAGGAAGCCCGGCAGCGGTACCGGCAGGCAGTGGATAATCTCCGGCTGCACCGTGAGCTTTACGAGCTTGCCCGGTCTCAGTTCCAGCTGGGTGCGCTCGGACTGAGTGAGCTGCTGGAGGTGGAGGCCGGGCTGGCACAGGCAGAGGCAGGCGCCAGTGCGGCACGGTGCGATGTATATCTGCAGTCGGCACAGCTGGGATATCTGATGGGTTTGAGCCGGACCGGCGAGAAGGCCGGGAATTGA